The DNA sequence TCGCCTTACGACGCATTCCTGCAGTATCTACCAATACAAACTCGTGTCCGAATTTATTATAAAGCGTCTGGATACTGTCTCTTGTTGTTCCGGCAATATCTGTTACAATATTTCTTTCAACATCCAACAAAGCATTAGTCAATGTAGATTTTCCTACATTTGGACGACCTGCAATAGTGATTTTTGGCAATCCTTCAAAAGGATCCTGATAATCAGTCGTTGGAAAATCATTTACAATATCATCCAAAAGATCTCCTGTTCCTGATCCGGTTGCTGAAGATAATGTGTAGTATTTTTCAATTCCTAACTGATAGAATTCCGTAGCTGCCAATTCTTCTTTTGCAGAATCTACCTTATTAACCACAATATACACCGGTTTATTAGATCTCCTTAAAAGCTGATAAATCTCCTGATCGGTATCAGTAAGTCCTTCTTCTACATTTAGCATAAAAATAATAGAGGTAGCCTCATCTACAGCTAACTGTACCTGCTTACGGATCTCTTCTTCAAAAATATCATCTGTACCTACGTCATACCCTCCGGTATCAATGACGGTAAAGTCTACTCCATTCCAGTCTGATTTTCCGTAGTGACGGTCTCTGGTAACTCCTGCAGTAGAGTCTACAATAGCTTCTCTTCTTTCCAGGAAACGGTTAAATAATGTGGATTTTCCTACGTTGGGACGACCAACAATAGCAACAATGTTTGACATAAAAAATGTTTAATAATCCTTCGGCTCGCTCAGGACAAGTTATTAATGAGTTACTCCAACTTTTGGAGCTCAATTTTTTGCAAAGATAAGGCTTTATTATTTAGAAATAAAAAAAACGAAGAATCGGGAACCAACATCTGCATTATTAAAGTTTTGTCTATCAATCAATAAACAGATTACAGAGCGCTTAAATCCATTCAAATCAACAAAAAAACCATCCTTTATCAGGATGGTTTTTCATTTATGCATATCAAGATTTAAACTAAATCAAATCTATCCAGATTCATTACCTTAGTCCATGCTGCTGCAAAATCTTTCACAAACTTACCCTGTGCATCCGCACTTGCATACACCTCAGCAATAGCTCTTAATTCTGAATTGGAACCAAATACAAGATCTGCACGGCTCGCTGTCCATTTTGGCTGTCCACTTTTACGATCTGTTCCAAGATACAATTCATTATCTCCTGAAGTAGCTTTCCACTGGGTTCCCATATCCAATAGGTTTACAAAGAAATCATTCGTAAGTGCTCCCGGACGCTGTGTCAGCACTCCATTTTTGGAACCATCAAAATTTGTATCTAAAGCTCTCATTCCTCCAATTAAAACAGTAAGCTCAGGAGCAGTAAGTGTTAATAATTGTGCTTTATCAATTAATAATGCTTCCGTAGAAACAGTATATTTTCTTTTTAAATAATTACGGAATCCATCAGCTGCCGGTTCAAGATACCCCATAGATTCAACATCAGTCTGCTCCTGTGATGCATCCATACGACCTGGCGTGAAAGGAACTGCAATATCGTGACCCGCATTTTTCGCTGCTTTTTCCACTGCTGCTGTTCCTGCCAATACAATAAGATCGGCCAGAGAAACTTTTTTACCTGAAACTTGTGATCCATTAAATTCAGACTGAATATTTTCAAGCACGCTCAGGACTTTTTGTAGCTGAACAGGATTATTTACCTGCCAGTCTTTTTGCGGAGCTAAACGGATTCTTGCCCCATTAGCTCCTCCACGTTTATCACTTCCTCTGAAAGTTGAAGCGGAGGCCCATGCTGTAGTTACCAGTTCTGATGAACTCAATCCTGAGTTCAGAATTTTTTCTTTTAAAGTTTCAATATCAGCATGGTCTATCAATGCGTGATCTACAGCTGGAATAGGATCCTGCCAAATTAATACTTCAGCCGGAACGTCAGGTCCTAAATAGCGGGCACGAGGTCCCATATCCCTGTGTGTCAATTTAAACCATGCACGTGAAAACGCATCTGCCAAGGCATCTGGATTCTCATAAAAATGTCTTGAGATCTTTTCGTAAATCGGATCAAATCTTAAAGAAAGATCCGTTGTAAGCATTGTAGGTTTATGTTTTTTAGACGAATCAAATGCATCAGGAATAATTTCAGCTCCTTCTTTTGCGACCCATTGATGAGCTCCAGCAGGGCTTTTGGTAAGTTCCCATTCATTTTCGAATAGATTTTTAAAGAAATAATTACTCCATTGCGTAGGTGTTTCTGTCCATGTTACTTCTAAACCACTGCTGATCGCATCTTTTCCGCTTCCGCTACGGAAACTGCTGTTCCAGCCTAATCCCTGCTGCTCAATTCCAGCAGCTTCCGGCTCTTTGCCTACATGATCCGCAGGACCTGCACCATGAGTTTTACCAAAAGTATGTCCACCGGCAATCAGCGCTACTGTTTCTTCATCATTCATCGCCATACGTCCAAATGTATCTCGGATATCTTTGGCTGCCAGAATTGGATCCGGATTCCCGTCCGGCCCTTCAGGATTCACATAAATAAGTCCCATCTGCACAGCTGCCAGGGGCTTTTCAAGATTACGGGAATGCACATCCCCGTCGGCATCATCATCTGTAGGAAGCACACCACGACTTTCCACTACTCCTTCTGATCCATGAGCATAACGTAAATCTCCTCCAAGCCATGTAGTTTCGGAACCCCAATATACATCCATATCCGGTTCCCAAACATCTTCACGGCCACCGGCATATCCAAATGTTTTAAAGCCCATAGACTCTAATGCGATATTACCGGTAAGGATTAAAAGATCCGCCCACGATATATTTTTACCATATTTTTGTTTTATTGGCCAAAGCAATCTTCTTGCTTTGTCAAGGCTGACATTATCCGGCCAGCTGTTTAATGGAGCAAAACGCTGTTGACCTGCTCCAGCTCCCCCTCTACCATCTCCTACACGATATGTCCCTGCACTATGCCACGCCATACGGATAAATAAAGGACCATAATGTCCAAAATCTGCCGGCCACCAGTCCTGTGAATCTGTCATCAATGCATGAAGATCTCTTTTTACTGCTTCGAGATCTAATTTTTTAAAAGCTTCAGCATAATCAAAATCTTTATCCATAGGATCCGATAAAGACGAATGCTGACGTAAAATATCAACTCTTAACTGATTGGGCCACCATTCCTGATTTTGAGTTCCGCCACCAGCTACACTTTGTTTCATCGTTCCATTATGAAACGGACACTTACTGATGTCATTTGAATCTTTTTCCATTGTTGTTTAAATTTTAATATTGATAAATACAGTTTACTTGATCTGAACAAGACAAACTTACAACAACCTGTTCAATAAATTTGATCTATTGATAATATTTTTACAATAGTTAAAAACTATAATAAAACCCAACAACTTTTGCCTTATTTATTGCAATAAGTTAAGTCTATTTCATTAAAAATGAAGTGAAAGCAAAACAAAAACGGTCTATTTAGAATGATTCTAGCTTTTTTAATAAAGAAAAAAATGCCTACATTTAACTTCACAAACACTCAAATTTACCGTATGAAAAAAGTATTGATCGTTCTCCTGGTAGCTTTTATTATCATCCAGTTTTTCCCTATTGATAAGACCAATCCGCCTTTAAATCCAGGCATGGATTTTTTGAAAATAAAAAAAACGCCACCAGACATTGCCAAAACAATCAACACCTCATGTTATGATTGCCATTCCAATGAAACAAAGTATCCATGGTACTCCAGCATTGCTCCTTCTTCATGGTTTTTAAAAAATCATATCGATGAAGGAAGAAAACATCTGAATTTCTCTACCTTTGCAATGTACGAACCTAAAAGACAGGCACACAAATTGCAGGAATGTATTGAAATGGTTGAAAAAGAGGAAATGCCTCTTGAATCATACATTGTGGGCCATCAGGGAGCAAAATTAACTCCTGAACAAAGAAAACAGCTCATTCAATACTTTAAAAAAGTAAAAGAAGAAACTGAAAGGTCGATGGTATTTTAAAACAGAAAAATTATGCAGGAAAATTGGCAAGATAAATATATTGTCTTCTTTGATGGAGATTGCGGAGTTTGTAATTTTTGGGTACAATGGATCTTAGAGCGTGACACAAAAAATAAATTCCTGTTTGCTTCTTTACAATCTGATTTTGGCCAAAAGTTTTTATCCGAAAGAGGATTGGAGACTACTGTTTTCAATACGATGTATCTTTGGAAACCCAACCAATACTATCTGGTGAAATCTCGTGCTGTTCTTCAAATTGCTCATTTGTTAGGTGGTGTTTATCAATTGATCGCTGCAGGAAAAATAATACCTACTTTTTTGAGTGATAAGGTGTACGATCTGATCTCAAGAAACAGAATGAAATTAGCCGCTCAAAAATGTTTTCTTCCCGATCAGAATCAGAAGAGAAAATTCATAGAAGTTTAAATTTTCACTCTTTATATTATAAAAAATGACAAGCATTATGATGCAATTTTCATAATACTTGCCATTAACTAACTTATAGTACTTTATTTTTCTTACTGAATTATTGAAATTCAATCATTTCATACACGATGAAGGCAGATCCGGCATGTTACTTTTAAACAATTTGACGATTCTGCAATTTTGCGATTTCGCCTTCCCCTCAAGCACTACTGATTCAGCGACCAAACAGAATAGCTATTCGGCGGACATTGGATTTTCACTCTTTTGTCAGCCTGCGTGGTTGGGTACCAGCTCGAAGCTCCTGTAAAATCTTTGATCTGCTGATTGCTCCAATTGGTATCTACCCATCTTTCCTGCCAGCTTGAAGAAGTATTGATATACACGACCAAACCAGGATTACCGTTATATCCATTCCTTCTGGCAATATATTCGTCATTATCAGTATACAGAATAGAAGTTGTTCCGGTAGCTTTATTATTATGAATCCAGATCAGATTATTTAATCTTTCCTTATTCAACCATTCTTCATAATCTCTGTAAAATATAGTTGGATAGCCCTCATGGGTAAGAATATAGGCATAGGCTGGCATTTTATTATTGATAATATCGGTATCATGATTCGCTACAAACGTGACTGCTTTATAAGGATTTCTTTTCCACATCATGTCATCATTCAAAACATTGAGATTCCCGTTATCAAAAGCTTCATCCATTTTATAATAAGCTGCAAAATCAAATACGGAGCTATTGGCATTATTTGCCCAGGACTCTAATGTATTGACATTCGAGTCCCATAATTCTCCCACGGAAAAGCCACCTACTTTCGAATTCCAGTTATTCACCACCCAGGCACTAAATCCTTTCACATAATCAAATCTCCAACCATCAAATTTCATTACGTTTTTATAATACTTCCCAACAGAATCATCTCTTCCCCAGAGCCAATCCTGAACATAAGGG is a window from the Chryseobacterium sp. T16E-39 genome containing:
- the der gene encoding ribosome biogenesis GTPase Der is translated as MSNIVAIVGRPNVGKSTLFNRFLERREAIVDSTAGVTRDRHYGKSDWNGVDFTVIDTGGYDVGTDDIFEEEIRKQVQLAVDEATSIIFMLNVEEGLTDTDQEIYQLLRRSNKPVYIVVNKVDSAKEELAATEFYQLGIEKYYTLSSATGSGTGDLLDDIVNDFPTTDYQDPFEGLPKITIAGRPNVGKSTLTNALLDVERNIVTDIAGTTRDSIQTLYNKFGHEFVLVDTAGMRRKAKVSEDLEFYSVMRSIRSIEYSDVVIIMVDATQGWESQDMNIFGLAQKNRKGIVILVNKWDLIEDKKTNTIRDFEKVIKDKIGQFQDIPILFISALTKQRILKAVEVAMEVYEDRKKKIKTSKLNEVMLPIFEQTPPPANKGKYIKIKYCVQLPTPSPQFVFFCNLPQYVKEPYKRFTENQLRKEFGFTGVPIEVYFRQK
- the katG gene encoding catalase/peroxidase HPI → MEKDSNDISKCPFHNGTMKQSVAGGGTQNQEWWPNQLRVDILRQHSSLSDPMDKDFDYAEAFKKLDLEAVKRDLHALMTDSQDWWPADFGHYGPLFIRMAWHSAGTYRVGDGRGGAGAGQQRFAPLNSWPDNVSLDKARRLLWPIKQKYGKNISWADLLILTGNIALESMGFKTFGYAGGREDVWEPDMDVYWGSETTWLGGDLRYAHGSEGVVESRGVLPTDDDADGDVHSRNLEKPLAAVQMGLIYVNPEGPDGNPDPILAAKDIRDTFGRMAMNDEETVALIAGGHTFGKTHGAGPADHVGKEPEAAGIEQQGLGWNSSFRSGSGKDAISSGLEVTWTETPTQWSNYFFKNLFENEWELTKSPAGAHQWVAKEGAEIIPDAFDSSKKHKPTMLTTDLSLRFDPIYEKISRHFYENPDALADAFSRAWFKLTHRDMGPRARYLGPDVPAEVLIWQDPIPAVDHALIDHADIETLKEKILNSGLSSSELVTTAWASASTFRGSDKRGGANGARIRLAPQKDWQVNNPVQLQKVLSVLENIQSEFNGSQVSGKKVSLADLIVLAGTAAVEKAAKNAGHDIAVPFTPGRMDASQEQTDVESMGYLEPAADGFRNYLKRKYTVSTEALLIDKAQLLTLTAPELTVLIGGMRALDTNFDGSKNGVLTQRPGALTNDFFVNLLDMGTQWKATSGDNELYLGTDRKSGQPKWTASRADLVFGSNSELRAIAEVYASADAQGKFVKDFAAAWTKVMNLDRFDLV
- a CDS encoding heme-binding domain-containing protein, translating into MKKVLIVLLVAFIIIQFFPIDKTNPPLNPGMDFLKIKKTPPDIAKTINTSCYDCHSNETKYPWYSSIAPSSWFLKNHIDEGRKHLNFSTFAMYEPKRQAHKLQECIEMVEKEEMPLESYIVGHQGAKLTPEQRKQLIQYFKKVKEETERSMVF
- a CDS encoding thiol-disulfide oxidoreductase DCC family protein is translated as MQENWQDKYIVFFDGDCGVCNFWVQWILERDTKNKFLFASLQSDFGQKFLSERGLETTVFNTMYLWKPNQYYLVKSRAVLQIAHLLGGVYQLIAAGKIIPTFLSDKVYDLISRNRMKLAAQKCFLPDQNQKRKFIEV
- a CDS encoding alpha-amylase is translated as MKKTYFLFSIVALGVVNSCTTNDEITDKSSKDSEVHSKTIQVTHHDGRPFSTGKESVYNKFVAGPGGGVLMQGFYWDVPEGGNWWNTVKDKLTNWSNAGIGAVWLPPASKAQNGAYSMGYDPTDYYDFGNFNQNGSIETRFGSRTELEALITKAHAENMQVYADIVINHNSGGQSEANPYTGTNTWTNFSGVASGKFTRNYNDFYKNAYGNNDEGAFGGFPDLCHANPYVQDWLWGRDDSVGKYYKNVMKFDGWRFDYVKGFSAWVVNNWNSKVGGFSVGELWDSNVNTLESWANNANSSVFDFAAYYKMDEAFDNGNLNVLNDDMMWKRNPYKAVTFVANHDTDIINNKMPAYAYILTHEGYPTIFYRDYEEWLNKERLNNLIWIHNNKATGTTSILYTDNDEYIARRNGYNGNPGLVVYINTSSSWQERWVDTNWSNQQIKDFTGASSWYPTTQADKRVKIQCPPNSYSVWSLNQ